A portion of the Sulfuriferula sp. AH1 genome contains these proteins:
- the pilV gene encoding type IV pilus modification protein PilV: MNIRTTFSGQQYQNGSSLLEALIAVLIFSIGVIGLMGLQATSIKNSSDAKYRADAAYLANQIIGQMWVDRANIDNYATGGTGAACSVGTPSTNTNISNWLTQVSNSLPGATSAIQQIAVTTPLTNTRQVKVTVCWKGPQDTTAHNFVVTAQINTN, from the coding sequence ATGAATATTAGAACCACATTTTCAGGCCAACAATACCAGAACGGATCCTCGCTTCTGGAGGCGTTAATCGCAGTCCTTATTTTTTCGATTGGCGTAATTGGACTCATGGGTCTGCAAGCCACTTCTATAAAAAACAGCAGCGATGCGAAGTACCGTGCAGATGCAGCTTATTTGGCCAACCAGATTATTGGACAAATGTGGGTGGATAGGGCGAATATCGATAATTACGCGACTGGCGGCACAGGAGCAGCCTGTTCTGTGGGCACGCCTTCTACAAATACCAATATCAGCAATTGGTTAACTCAAGTAAGCAACTCATTGCCCGGCGCCACCTCGGCAATACAGCAAATTGCGGTCACCACCCCACTAACGAATACGCGACAAGTCAAGGTCACGGTTTGCTGGAAAGGTCCGCAAGACACGACAGCGCACAATTTCGTGGTAACGGCCCAAATCAATACCAACTAA
- a CDS encoding PilW family protein: protein MIHNTLRHNKNDKGFSLVEAMVGMTLGLLTVLVVMQTFSVFEFQKQTTTAGSDAQENGLMAMVQLEQDIRGAGAGLINNNVMSCTTVNSYYNGTIPAPGMPTSGGFAPVSITDGGANASDTVTISTGGADSLGAIPANITVTMPPTSAEFNLSSTLGFNIGQLILLMQGGNCTVMQVTQVQSSALKIQHNSGSSAPYNPSTPPSTWPAYTTGATVSNFGSYTIHTYSIDANYNLQLYDSSTGTTVPQMTDIVRMDAQYGISSAVGVQPVSSWVDATSTFASPLSTDNIKRIKAIKLVIVARSSKKEIGNVTTSAPTWYDVSTGTTTSINVSYLPNWQQYRYKVYTTVIPLRNVIWANV, encoded by the coding sequence ATGATCCATAACACTTTACGACATAATAAAAACGATAAAGGCTTCAGTCTGGTCGAGGCGATGGTCGGCATGACCCTGGGTTTGCTTACCGTGCTGGTCGTCATGCAAACCTTTTCGGTTTTTGAGTTCCAGAAACAAACCACCACAGCCGGCTCGGATGCGCAGGAAAATGGGTTGATGGCGATGGTACAGCTTGAACAGGATATTCGAGGTGCCGGCGCAGGTTTGATAAATAACAACGTAATGAGTTGCACCACTGTAAACAGCTACTATAACGGCACCATACCTGCCCCGGGCATGCCTACATCCGGCGGATTTGCGCCGGTATCCATCACGGATGGGGGCGCAAATGCTTCGGACACCGTAACAATAAGCACCGGTGGTGCTGATTCATTGGGCGCGATACCTGCCAATATTACAGTAACCATGCCGCCCACATCCGCTGAATTCAATCTGAGCAGCACCCTAGGGTTTAATATTGGACAACTTATTTTGTTGATGCAAGGCGGCAATTGTACGGTAATGCAGGTAACCCAGGTTCAATCTTCGGCCTTGAAGATCCAGCACAACTCTGGCAGCAGCGCTCCCTACAATCCTTCCACGCCGCCATCGACATGGCCAGCATATACAACCGGGGCCACAGTCTCAAATTTCGGATCGTACACGATACATACCTATTCCATTGATGCGAATTATAATTTGCAATTATATGACAGTTCAACCGGCACCACCGTGCCGCAAATGACGGATATCGTGCGCATGGATGCGCAATACGGCATCTCCAGTGCAGTGGGCGTTCAACCGGTATCTTCCTGGGTTGATGCGACCAGTACATTTGCTTCGCCACTGAGTACTGACAACATCAAGCGCATCAAGGCAATTAAACTCGTCATCGTTGCTCGCAGCAGCAAAAAAGAGATCGGCAATGTCACCACCAGCGCCCCCACCTGGTACGACGTCAGCACCGGCACGACCACATCTATCAACGTATCCTACTTACCAAACTGGCAGCAATATCGTTATAAAGTGTATACGACCGTCATCCCGCTACGTAATGTTATTTGGGCAAACGTATGA
- a CDS encoding pilus assembly protein, with amino-acid sequence MLFTDTCTGYVAPSSANSYVATPGVDSTNGNLKCVANPQPFTGGNYVTYNQSGDDANILDVLYFDAYTSGNPAAYTSLWGLSQQNSSAPTNYNLYTTHKTSSGNSWASTDFSGSVGGGTFTATDAGFLSSFLTNPPIYRQLYLPRGWGYLADITGAGNLNEPIQADSTTHYNNLIAKLGNETDSTSTSEVKNAAVFTPLQGTLASAKSYFSTSYQDQSSPVAYSCQQNFVMLVTDGLPTGKSDGTMYSSSDRTNTCTWSTSTNSCTSGNFGTAASDAISAVTNLRTTSNSHNNTPYDIQTYVVALGDTVANANAISVMNAMAYNGGTGTALFASDPTALNSAINTITTDITAKVGASAAVAVANAHVTSTNNATYTTNYNSGTWTGDLNAYPIDINTGTVGTTSLWTSGSAQYQLDNRTSANRLIATSVDTAGAIGGIQFQPTTATTATKLSSAQQTLLNTPSTTDGAAVVAYLRGDTTGETNGTYRARAHLLGDLVNAEPLVAPPPSANYADSGYMGSSTTFKEANASRQIMVYQGSNDGMLHAFNATTGAEQWAYVPNLVMANLNNLSSKSSFTHKYYVDGTPALGDVDFRNTDGATGANTPNWHSIVVGGLGKGGRGYYALDVTAPIASTEATVASKVLWEFPNSANSSTVTKNTGYSFGKPVIVKTAADGWVVLVTSGYNNGTNTGDSGGDGVGHLFVLNPKTGALIKDIPTTGCTTTPTSSPCGLAQISAYVANPDQDMTTDYVYGGDLMGNLWRFDLTGSVSQWSVARLAVLKDSSGATQPVTTSPELSNITLGGTPTRFVYVGTGQYLGDSDVPTSSTANSHATQTQTIYGLVDSITSTFTDPVRSVLQQQTLTINTNGTSSISNNTVDYTTKKGWYIDLPTSGERVNTDPALVSNVLAFTSNIPSTTICVPGGSSWLYYINYQTGGTTDINSTTTLTDGTTVTWNGGLSLGNTLASRPIIIQLPSGQIDALIRKSDGTTVSQTVPVATSSMTKGRVSWREILE; translated from the coding sequence ATGTTATTTACTGACACCTGTACCGGTTATGTCGCGCCATCCTCTGCAAATAGTTATGTAGCGACGCCAGGTGTCGACAGCACTAACGGAAACCTTAAGTGCGTGGCCAACCCCCAACCTTTTACCGGCGGGAATTATGTCACTTATAATCAATCGGGTGACGATGCAAATATTCTGGATGTACTGTATTTTGACGCGTATACATCGGGGAATCCAGCAGCCTATACATCTCTGTGGGGATTATCCCAGCAAAACTCGTCCGCCCCAACAAATTACAATCTTTATACAACGCATAAAACATCCAGCGGCAATTCATGGGCCAGTACTGATTTTTCAGGCAGTGTGGGCGGCGGCACATTCACTGCAACCGATGCCGGCTTCCTGTCCAGCTTTTTAACCAATCCGCCAATTTATCGCCAGCTTTATTTGCCAAGAGGATGGGGATATCTCGCCGATATTACCGGTGCAGGCAATCTTAATGAACCTATCCAGGCCGACTCCACAACCCATTACAACAATCTAATTGCAAAACTGGGGAATGAGACTGACAGCACCTCGACCAGCGAAGTAAAAAATGCGGCCGTATTCACGCCGCTTCAAGGCACGCTCGCCTCCGCAAAATCCTATTTTTCCACTTCATATCAGGATCAAAGCAGCCCGGTTGCCTATTCATGCCAACAGAATTTCGTCATGCTGGTCACGGACGGGTTACCTACCGGAAAATCCGATGGCACGATGTATTCAAGCTCGGATCGAACCAACACCTGCACCTGGAGCACCAGCACTAATAGTTGCACAAGTGGTAATTTTGGCACGGCCGCTAGTGATGCGATCAGCGCGGTTACAAACTTGCGCACTACCAGCAATAGCCATAACAACACGCCTTACGATATCCAGACTTACGTCGTGGCGCTGGGTGATACAGTCGCAAATGCGAACGCGATATCGGTCATGAATGCCATGGCCTATAACGGCGGTACAGGCACTGCGCTATTCGCCTCCGATCCGACCGCTCTCAATAGCGCCATTAACACGATTACCACAGATATTACCGCCAAGGTTGGCGCCTCTGCTGCAGTTGCCGTCGCCAATGCCCACGTTACTTCGACAAATAACGCAACATATACCACCAATTACAATTCCGGCACCTGGACCGGGGATTTAAACGCTTATCCTATCGACATCAATACCGGCACTGTCGGCACAACTTCGCTCTGGACATCCGGTTCGGCCCAATACCAGCTGGATAACCGCACATCAGCCAACCGCCTCATTGCAACATCCGTGGATACTGCTGGCGCCATTGGCGGCATACAATTCCAGCCAACGACAGCAACAACCGCAACCAAGCTGAGCAGTGCTCAACAAACCTTGCTTAATACTCCCAGCACCACTGATGGTGCTGCAGTTGTGGCATATTTGCGAGGAGACACGACTGGCGAAACAAATGGCACTTACCGGGCACGCGCACATCTATTGGGCGACCTGGTCAACGCAGAACCCTTGGTCGCACCTCCTCCAAGCGCCAATTACGCTGATTCCGGCTACATGGGCAGCTCGACAACATTCAAAGAGGCGAACGCAAGCCGTCAAATCATGGTTTATCAAGGCTCGAATGACGGCATGCTGCATGCATTCAATGCAACGACCGGCGCCGAACAATGGGCATACGTACCTAACCTGGTAATGGCCAATCTGAATAATCTGAGCAGCAAATCCAGCTTTACCCATAAATATTATGTTGATGGCACTCCCGCCCTGGGTGATGTCGATTTCCGCAATACCGATGGTGCGACAGGTGCAAACACGCCTAATTGGCACAGCATTGTAGTTGGAGGTCTGGGTAAAGGCGGACGAGGATATTACGCACTGGATGTCACGGCGCCGATCGCCAGCACTGAAGCTACCGTTGCCAGCAAGGTATTATGGGAATTCCCCAATAGCGCAAACTCATCCACGGTCACCAAGAACACCGGTTATAGCTTCGGCAAACCCGTTATCGTCAAGACTGCGGCCGATGGCTGGGTAGTACTGGTAACGTCCGGCTACAATAACGGCACCAACACGGGCGATAGCGGCGGAGACGGCGTAGGCCATTTATTCGTACTCAACCCGAAGACAGGCGCCTTAATCAAGGATATTCCAACGACAGGTTGCACAACCACTCCGACCAGCAGTCCATGCGGGTTAGCGCAAATCAGCGCGTATGTCGCCAATCCCGATCAGGACATGACTACTGATTATGTATATGGCGGCGACTTAATGGGTAATTTATGGCGCTTCGATCTCACAGGCTCTGTCTCGCAATGGTCTGTTGCCAGGCTGGCGGTATTGAAGGACAGTAGCGGCGCGACTCAACCGGTTACCACTTCACCGGAATTATCCAATATAACCCTAGGCGGAACGCCTACCCGATTTGTTTATGTCGGTACCGGGCAATATTTGGGTGACTCGGATGTACCTACCTCCAGCACGGCTAATTCCCATGCGACCCAGACCCAGACGATATATGGCCTGGTAGACAGCATTACCAGCACCTTCACTGATCCGGTACGCTCTGTTCTGCAACAGCAGACACTGACAATCAACACAAACGGCACGAGTTCGATAAGTAACAATACAGTCGATTACACCACCAAAAAGGGCTGGTATATTGATCTGCCCACCTCAGGCGAACGCGTCAATACCGACCCGGCATTGGTGTCCAATGTATTGGCTTTTACCAGCAACATCCCAAGTACGACGATTTGTGTACCGGGCGGTAGCAGCTGGCTATATTACATAAATTATCAAACCGGCGGGACGACAGATATTAACAGCACGACCACGCTCACCGATGGTACAACCGTCACCTGGAATGGCGGGTTGTCCTTGGGTAATACATTGGCGAGCCGCCCGATTATCATTCAGTTACCGAGCGGTCAAATCGATGCATTGATACGTAAATCCGATGGAACGACAGTAAGTCAAACTGTTCCGGTGGCAACATCCTCGATGACAAAAGGCAGGGTTTCCTGGCGCGAAATCCTGGAGTAA
- the thiO gene encoding glycine oxidase ThiO, with translation MNPDFLIIGGGIIGLATAFRLAKEGAQVTVVERNIVGAESSWAGGGILFPLLPWQYAAAVTDLCDLGAARYPDWVASIQASSGLDAEYWNCGMLVLPPFDTDTAQIWCHQHQWRAEMLSARNYLPEMTDIDALWLPDVAQVRNPRLIKSLRGAVSALGVQLMERTSITALAGDTHHIQHLDTTNGKLLAGGYITCAGAWSQGVLSDFPPVKAIKPMRGQMLLFKSHPDLLKQVIYRQGIYLIPRMDGHILAGSTVEDVGFDKATLPDTRSALMDTAFELLPALRTAKLVQHWSGLRPGSPDNIPTIARHPDVDNLYINAGHFRYGVTMAPISADLIAEVILGKTPGMDMTAYQWNEPASVP, from the coding sequence TTGAATCCAGACTTTCTCATCATAGGTGGCGGCATCATCGGGCTGGCAACGGCATTTCGCCTAGCGAAGGAAGGTGCGCAAGTAACAGTAGTCGAACGCAATATCGTGGGGGCGGAGTCTTCCTGGGCAGGCGGCGGGATACTCTTCCCTCTACTTCCCTGGCAATATGCGGCAGCAGTAACCGACTTATGTGATCTGGGGGCGGCACGTTATCCTGACTGGGTAGCATCTATCCAGGCCAGCAGCGGCCTGGATGCGGAATACTGGAATTGCGGGATGCTGGTATTGCCGCCTTTCGACACAGATACGGCGCAAATCTGGTGTCATCAGCATCAATGGCGCGCAGAGATGCTATCCGCACGCAACTATCTTCCGGAAATGACTGATATTGATGCACTATGGCTGCCCGATGTAGCGCAAGTGCGCAATCCGCGTCTGATCAAATCGCTGCGAGGCGCAGTGTCGGCGCTTGGCGTGCAGCTAATGGAACGTACGAGCATCACCGCACTGGCCGGAGACACGCATCATATTCAGCATCTGGATACGACAAACGGCAAACTGCTGGCCGGCGGCTATATCACATGCGCCGGTGCGTGGAGCCAGGGCGTGTTATCAGACTTCCCTCCAGTCAAGGCCATCAAGCCCATGCGCGGACAAATGCTGCTTTTCAAATCGCATCCGGATTTGCTGAAACAGGTTATTTATCGGCAAGGGATTTACCTTATCCCGAGAATGGATGGGCATATCCTGGCAGGCAGTACCGTCGAAGACGTGGGCTTTGACAAAGCCACCTTACCCGATACCCGATCAGCCTTGATGGATACGGCATTTGAATTGCTTCCCGCGTTACGCACTGCAAAACTGGTGCAGCACTGGAGCGGCCTACGGCCAGGTTCGCCAGACAATATACCAACCATAGCCCGGCATCCGGACGTTGATAACCTGTATATCAACGCAGGACATTTTCGCTACGGGGTAACCATGGCGCCGATCAGCGCGGATTTGATTGCAGAAGTGATACTGGGGAAAACACCGGGCATGGACATGACGGCATATCAGTGGAATGAACCGGCTTCCGTTCCTTAG
- the fliE gene encoding flagellar hook-basal body complex protein FliE has translation MITSAIDTSKIEAMMAQLKAAAARAQGPDNPIPAEQATPKVDFASALKSSLDQVNQLQQQSDQLGKSFVMGDDKVSLSEVMISMQKANIAFQETVQVRNKLVSAYHEIMNMQV, from the coding sequence ATGATAACCAGTGCGATAGATACGAGTAAAATCGAGGCGATGATGGCGCAGTTGAAAGCGGCTGCGGCTCGTGCACAAGGCCCGGATAATCCCATTCCGGCGGAGCAGGCTACCCCAAAAGTGGATTTTGCCAGTGCGCTTAAATCTTCGCTGGATCAGGTCAATCAGTTGCAGCAGCAGTCCGATCAGTTAGGAAAAAGTTTTGTGATGGGTGATGACAAGGTGAGTTTGTCCGAAGTCATGATCTCCATGCAAAAGGCCAACATCGCATTTCAGGAAACCGTGCAAGTGCGCAACAAGCTCGTGTCGGCTTACCATGAAATCATGAATATGCAAGTCTAA
- the fliF gene encoding flagellar basal-body MS-ring/collar protein FliF, which yields MAAEGQTVATSGLTDFTQSAIGRKLFLMLGVAAVVAVMAGVWMWSQKPDYRVLFSNFSDRDGGAIVASLQQMNVPYKYAEGGGAILVPADQVHDIRLKLAAQGLPKGGNVGFELMENQKLGTSQFLEQVNFQRALEGELAQTIQAVSAVQAARVHLALPKASVFVRDQQKPTASVLLNLEPGRALDPGQVSAIVHLVASSVPDLTPGNVTIVDQNGNLLSDTNKKLANNGLDPSQLKYVQELQQDVAKRIESIITPIVGANNVHAEVTADVDFSHSEQAAETYKPNGTPDAATMRSQQTSETLNDNGNASGIPGALSNQPPAPATAPITAPAAPAPAANTPVSAANTAASTAATSSTPPAVVHKDATINYEVDKTIRYIQQPMGGLKRLSVAVVVNYKQVTDKKGQIKNVPLTDAEKAQISDLVKEAMGYDQARGDTLNVVNSPFAATKEIIPEVPLWKQPDNIQLAKDIGRYIIALIALLFLYKKFLKPLLEKFSQMSHKRHHTADDEEEKDEDEGSEVHLSGHGKSGEHTPYPGGAYQKNLDMAKQIAKDNPKVVANVVKAWVNNE from the coding sequence ATGGCGGCAGAAGGCCAAACAGTCGCTACGTCTGGGCTAACAGACTTTACGCAATCCGCAATCGGACGCAAGCTATTCCTCATGCTTGGAGTGGCCGCGGTCGTTGCAGTGATGGCCGGGGTATGGATGTGGAGTCAGAAGCCTGACTATCGGGTGTTATTTTCCAATTTCAGCGACAGGGATGGCGGCGCCATCGTCGCTTCGCTTCAGCAAATGAATGTGCCCTACAAATACGCTGAAGGCGGTGGAGCGATCCTGGTTCCCGCCGACCAGGTTCATGACATCCGCCTCAAACTGGCTGCGCAGGGCTTGCCAAAAGGCGGCAATGTCGGCTTTGAACTGATGGAAAATCAGAAATTAGGCACCTCACAATTTCTGGAACAGGTTAATTTTCAGCGTGCCCTGGAAGGGGAACTGGCACAGACCATACAAGCGGTAAGCGCAGTACAAGCCGCACGCGTACATCTCGCACTGCCGAAAGCTTCGGTATTCGTCCGCGACCAGCAAAAACCGACCGCATCGGTATTGCTCAATCTTGAACCTGGCCGCGCATTGGACCCCGGTCAAGTCAGCGCAATTGTGCATCTGGTAGCGAGCAGCGTCCCCGACCTGACCCCCGGCAATGTCACCATCGTCGATCAGAACGGCAATCTGTTATCCGACACCAATAAAAAACTGGCCAACAATGGTCTGGACCCCAGCCAGCTCAAATACGTCCAGGAACTGCAGCAGGATGTCGCCAAACGCATCGAATCCATCATCACTCCGATCGTCGGTGCGAATAACGTGCATGCAGAAGTCACCGCAGACGTCGACTTTTCCCACAGCGAACAGGCTGCCGAGACTTACAAACCCAATGGCACACCCGATGCAGCCACCATGCGCAGCCAGCAGACCAGCGAGACGCTGAATGACAACGGGAATGCCAGCGGCATACCCGGCGCACTCTCCAACCAGCCGCCCGCCCCTGCCACTGCACCTATTACCGCACCGGCAGCGCCAGCTCCTGCTGCGAACACTCCGGTATCCGCTGCGAATACGGCAGCCAGCACGGCTGCGACCAGCAGCACGCCGCCCGCCGTCGTGCATAAGGACGCCACCATCAACTATGAAGTCGATAAAACCATACGCTACATCCAACAGCCGATGGGTGGCCTAAAACGCTTGTCAGTCGCCGTGGTCGTTAATTACAAGCAGGTCACAGATAAAAAGGGACAGATCAAGAACGTTCCGCTGACCGATGCCGAGAAGGCGCAAATCAGCGATCTGGTGAAAGAAGCGATGGGCTACGATCAGGCGAGAGGGGACACACTGAATGTGGTAAACAGCCCGTTTGCGGCAACCAAGGAAATCATTCCCGAAGTTCCGTTATGGAAACAACCCGACAATATTCAACTGGCCAAGGATATCGGCCGCTATATCATCGCACTCATCGCCCTGCTCTTCCTGTACAAAAAATTCCTGAAACCCCTGCTTGAAAAATTCAGCCAGATGTCGCATAAACGCCATCATACAGCGGATGACGAAGAGGAAAAAGATGAGGATGAAGGCAGTGAAGTGCATCTATCCGGCCACGGAAAATCCGGAGAGCACACTCCCTATCCTGGTGGCGCTTACCAGAAAAATCTAGACATGGCGAAACAAATAGCCAAAGACAACCCCAAAGTTGTCGCCAATGTCGTAAAAGCATGGGTGAATAATGAGTAA
- the fliG gene encoding flagellar motor switch protein FliG, whose translation MSNDGVQKAAILMLALGQDEASEVMKHLGPREVHKLGEAMAAMSAIAHEEIAEVLSDFSDVTSLHSGIGLDSNEYIRAVMTQALGSDKASSLLNRILGGNDASGIESLKWMDSESVADLILNEHPQIIATILVHLEREQASEVLMKFTERLRNDVLLRIATLDGVQPTALRELNDVLTKLLSGNENSNIKKQPMGGTRTAADMLNFMTGAIEASAMEALRNYDNDMAQKIMDEMFGFENLMDIDDRGIQLLLREVQSDALIVALKGAPPELREKILKNMSQRAADMMREDLEAKGPVRVSEVEAQQKAILVIVRRLSDEGQISLGGKGEDAFL comes from the coding sequence ATGAGTAACGACGGCGTACAAAAAGCTGCGATCCTGATGCTGGCTCTGGGTCAGGATGAGGCCTCGGAAGTAATGAAACATCTGGGACCGCGCGAAGTTCACAAACTGGGTGAAGCAATGGCCGCAATGAGTGCCATCGCCCACGAGGAAATCGCCGAGGTTCTAAGTGATTTTAGCGATGTCACTTCACTGCACTCCGGCATAGGCCTGGATTCAAACGAATACATACGCGCGGTGATGACCCAGGCATTAGGCAGCGACAAGGCATCATCCCTGTTGAACCGCATCCTGGGCGGCAATGATGCCAGCGGTATCGAAAGCCTGAAATGGATGGACTCGGAGTCCGTGGCGGATTTGATTCTCAATGAGCACCCGCAGATCATCGCCACCATTCTGGTTCACCTGGAACGGGAGCAGGCCTCGGAAGTGCTGATGAAATTCACCGAACGTCTGCGTAATGACGTATTGCTGCGCATTGCCACTCTCGACGGTGTACAGCCGACTGCACTGCGCGAACTGAACGACGTGCTCACCAAGCTGCTATCAGGGAATGAAAACAGCAACATCAAGAAACAACCGATGGGCGGCACGCGTACTGCAGCTGACATGCTCAATTTCATGACGGGTGCAATCGAGGCTTCCGCCATGGAAGCACTCAGAAATTATGATAACGACATGGCGCAGAAGATCATGGATGAAATGTTCGGCTTCGAGAATCTGATGGACATCGATGACCGCGGTATTCAATTGTTGCTGCGCGAAGTACAGTCGGATGCATTGATCGTTGCGCTTAAAGGTGCGCCTCCGGAATTGCGGGAGAAAATCCTGAAAAACATGTCGCAGCGTGCCGCGGATATGATGCGCGAAGATCTGGAAGCCAAGGGACCTGTGCGCGTATCCGAAGTCGAAGCGCAGCAAAAAGCGATCCTGGTGATCGTGCGCCGCTTGTCGGATGAAGGTCAGATATCGCTGGGGGGCAAAGGCGAAGATGCATTCCTCTAA
- a CDS encoding flagellar assembly protein FliH — translation MIPKERLTAYQRWEMASFDEDASKQEQGAATAIPAEKLTAIREQTRHEAYAKGLAEGYQTGHSEGLTAGLAEGHEQSQQLIAQLSGLVTHFSDELAQADTLIAADLLELALNIAQAMLKTALPIRPELVLPVITEVIRELPALQRNAKLILNPDDAILVKQHLHEELSQNGWSIIEDAGIEAGGCRIETGSNQIDATLATRWQRLAAALGKEAHWLKP, via the coding sequence ATGATCCCCAAGGAACGGCTTACCGCATACCAGCGTTGGGAAATGGCCTCTTTCGATGAAGACGCCTCCAAACAGGAACAAGGGGCTGCAACGGCCATCCCGGCTGAAAAGCTCACCGCAATTCGCGAACAGACCCGCCATGAAGCCTACGCAAAAGGCCTGGCCGAAGGTTATCAGACGGGCCACAGCGAAGGTTTAACCGCCGGATTAGCCGAAGGCCATGAACAGTCACAGCAATTGATCGCCCAGTTATCCGGCCTCGTCACCCATTTCAGCGACGAACTGGCTCAGGCCGACACGCTCATTGCCGCAGATTTACTCGAGCTTGCATTGAATATCGCACAAGCCATGCTCAAAACCGCATTGCCCATCCGTCCCGAGTTAGTATTGCCCGTCATTACCGAAGTGATCCGCGAGCTCCCGGCCTTGCAACGCAATGCCAAGCTGATACTCAATCCTGACGATGCGATACTGGTGAAACAGCATTTGCACGAAGAGCTCAGCCAGAACGGCTGGAGCATCATCGAAGACGCAGGAATCGAGGCTGGAGGATGTCGCATAGAAACCGGTTCCAATCAGATTGACGCAACATTGGCTACGCGCTGGCAAAGACTGGCAGCCGCGTTAGGCAAAGAGGCTCACTGGCTTAAACCATGA
- the fliI gene encoding flagellar protein export ATPase FliI, giving the protein MNTGHTHSERWKAYFGSCTNLLETTNPVLTAGRVTRVAGLVMEAVGLKLPVGSACVIPLSNRVRLEAEVVGFDGERLFLMPQSDVEGIVPGTPVLPLEAMAIAPTHLASTTPRRRAADRTRHLPVGGALLGRVLDGAGRPLDQLGPLPPMETAPLSVRAANPLGRAPITEILDVGVRAINSILSVGRGQRMGLFAGSGVGKSVLLGMMARYTSADVIVVGLIGERGREVKEFIEQILGAEGLARAVVIAAPADTPPLMRLQGAAYATTIAEHFRDQGLNVLLIMDSLTRYAMAQREIALAIGEPPATKGYPPSVFAKLPTLVERAGNGKAGGGSITAFYTVLTEGDDQQDPIADAARAILDGHIVLNRSLAESGHYPAIDIEQSISRAMHNIASEEHQQRARRLKQLYSSYQRNRDLINVGAYSAGSDPLLDEAILRHTKIENFLQQNIVERAGIQESLGQLSALFE; this is encoded by the coding sequence ATGAACACCGGCCATACCCATAGCGAGCGCTGGAAAGCATATTTCGGCAGTTGCACGAATCTGCTCGAGACGACCAACCCCGTCCTGACCGCGGGCCGGGTGACGCGTGTCGCAGGGTTGGTAATGGAAGCCGTCGGATTAAAACTTCCGGTCGGCAGCGCCTGCGTCATCCCGCTATCCAACAGGGTCCGTCTGGAAGCGGAAGTCGTCGGATTCGACGGCGAACGATTATTCCTGATGCCGCAAAGCGATGTCGAAGGTATCGTTCCCGGCACACCGGTTTTGCCTCTGGAGGCGATGGCAATCGCCCCTACCCATCTTGCCTCAACTACGCCCAGACGGCGTGCTGCCGACCGCACCCGCCACTTGCCTGTCGGTGGCGCACTATTGGGCCGCGTACTGGATGGTGCAGGCCGCCCCCTCGATCAGCTAGGCCCGCTCCCGCCCATGGAAACAGCGCCGCTCAGCGTTCGTGCCGCCAATCCGCTGGGGCGCGCACCGATTACCGAAATCCTTGATGTCGGCGTCCGTGCCATTAACAGCATACTGAGCGTAGGACGCGGACAACGCATGGGACTATTCGCCGGATCGGGTGTCGGCAAAAGCGTATTGCTCGGCATGATGGCACGCTATACCAGTGCCGATGTGATCGTGGTAGGACTCATAGGCGAACGCGGCCGCGAGGTCAAGGAATTCATCGAGCAAATCCTCGGCGCCGAAGGATTGGCCCGCGCCGTGGTAATTGCCGCGCCGGCCGACACACCGCCGCTGATGCGCCTGCAGGGCGCCGCCTATGCCACCACTATCGCCGAACATTTCCGTGACCAGGGACTGAATGTATTGCTGATCATGGATTCGCTCACCCGTTATGCCATGGCGCAGCGCGAAATAGCATTGGCGATTGGCGAACCGCCCGCAACCAAGGGCTACCCTCCCTCGGTCTTTGCCAAACTGCCGACGCTGGTCGAACGCGCCGGCAATGGCAAAGCCGGCGGCGGCTCTATTACTGCTTTTTATACCGTGCTCACCGAAGGCGACGACCAGCAAGACCCCATCGCCGATGCGGCGCGCGCAATTCTGGATGGCCATATCGTACTCAATCGCAGTCTGGCGGAGAGCGGACATTACCCCGCAATCGATATAGAACAATCCATCAGCCGGGCCATGCACAACATCGCTTCGGAAGAGCATCAGCAACGGGCGCGACGTCTCAAGCAACTGTACTCGAGTTATCAGCGCAATCGCGACCTGATTAATGTGGGCGCGTATAGCGCAGGCAGCGATCCGTTACTGGACGAAGCTATCCTGCGCCATACGAAAATTGAAAATTTTTTACAGCAGAATATAGTGGAACGAGCAGGCATTCAGGAGAGCTTGGGGCAACTTTCCGCTCTGTTCGAGTGA